The DNA sequence CGGCGGAGATGAGTATCTGCGGGCCGTGGCAGATGCTGGCGACGGGCTTGCCCTCCTTGAACATCCTCCTAGTTATCTCAATGGCCTTCTCGTTGAGCCTGACTATCTCGGGCGCCCTTCCGCCGGGCAGAACGAGGGCATCGAACTCGTCCGGGTCAACCTCCTCAAAGGCAAGGTCAACGTTGACGGAATAGCCGTGCTTGCCCGTTATCTTGCCCCTCTCAAAACTCGCCACGTAGATCCCGTGCCCTCCCTCTTTTATCCTGTGGAGGGGGTATATGAGCTCCAAGTCTTCAAAACCGTCCGCGCTCAGAAACAGCACCTTCATCTCAAACACCTCCATGCTAACGTTCAGATGAAGATAGGAAAAGACACTTATAACCCTTTCTGGACGGAAATGGTCAGAGCGGGAGCTCGGTGGTCTCCTTGTGAACCTTCAGAACCACCATGGTGTGGGTGGCCTCAACCCCATCCGTTCTCCCGATCGTGTCAAGGAACTCGTTGAGTTCTTCGCTACCGTAGGTCCTTATCTTGATGAGCATGTCGTAGTCTCCAGTGGTCTCATAAATCTCGACGATCTCCGGGTATTTACTAAGCTCCTCGGCCACGGTGGCGTACTTCCCTGCCCTGGACTTGATAAGGATGAAAGCCAGAAGGTTGAAGTTCAAAGCCTCGGGATCAAGTATCACCGTGAACTTCTTTATGATGCCGCGCTCCTTGAGCTTCTTTATCCTCTCATATACCGTGGACTCGGCGAGGTTGACCTCACGAGAAATCTCGCGGAGGGGCGTCCTGCTGTTCTTCTGGAGTATCGAGAGGATCTTCCTATCGACGTCGTCCAAACCCATTCGCATGAGCTCACCACCACTGAAAAAATTTTCGGATAAGTATATAAATTTGCCGATTTTGTGGAACCATACTTTTATAAAACTGGCCAGGCTCTTTAGTTTGAAGAGCTTCTTGGTGGTGTCCATGCCAACGAACGTGACAGCAGAGTACCTAGCGGCCGAGGAGGAGTACAGAAACGCAAGAACCATCCCAGAAAAGATACGCGCCCTAGAGAAGATGTACGCCACGGTGCCAAAGCACAAGGGAACGGAGAAACTTCGACTTCAGATAAAAAGAAAGCTCTCAGAGCTCAGAAAAGAACTTGAAAAGCAGAGACAGCTCCAGAAAAAAGGAAGTGGAGGGTACTCTTTTAGCGTGAAAAAGGAAGGAGCGGCTCAGATAGTCCTAGTGGGACTTCCAAACGTCGGCAAGAGCTCCCTAATGAAGAGACTGACCAACGTTGAGGCGGACGTCGCCGACTATGCGTTCACCACGGTCGAACCCATCCCGGGGATGATGCACTACAGAGACGTTCAGATACAGCTGGTGGAGGTTCCGGGACTCGTTGAAGGAGCATCCCTTGGAAAAGGCATGGGCACGCAGTTGCTTAGCGTTATAAGGAACGCCGACGCCGTGGCTATAGTCGTTGACCTCTCAAAAGACTCCATAAAACAGATGAACCTGCTCTTACGGGAGTTTGAGAGAGCGGGCATCAAAGTGAACAGGAGGCGCCCGCGCGTTGAGATAAAAAGGACGTCCAGCGGGGGCATCATCATAAACGGGGTGGAGAACATCCAGGGTGATGTGGGCGAGGTCATGAAGATGCTCCGCGAGGAGCGCATCCACTCAGCGGAAGTCACTGTGAAGGAACCGGTAACCCTGGAGGAGTTCGCCGACGCCCTGGACGACAGCCTCGTATGGAGAAGGGGCGTGATCATAGCGAACAAGGGAGATGCGGCCGGAAGTAGGGAGAACTACGAGCGTCTGGTGAGAAACTATGGGGAACGCTTTAGGATAATACCTGTGTCGGCACGGCGCGGGGTAAACCTGGATGAGCTCAGGGAGACACTCTACGACCTCGCAGGGATAATACGTGTTTTCACCAAGAGCCCGGGGGAGGACCCGGCTTACCCACCGATAGCCATGAAGAGGGGCTCCACCGTCCTCGACGTCGCCAAGAAGGTTCATAAAGAGTTCGCCAGGAACTTCCGCTACGCTCGGGTCTGGGGTAAGAGCGTCAAGTTCCCGGGCCAGAGGGTTGGAGCAGACCACGTTCTTGAGGACGGGGATGTGGTTGAGATTCATATTAGATAATTAAGTAGAACGACCCAATGCACTCAACTTCACCCCTACGTTCTCGATAAACTCAAAAAGAATGCCAACCGGCGTACGTTCATAACGGGGCCAAATCCTGTTTAAAACCTTTTTTGCACAACCCAACGTTTATAAGCATCG is a window from the Thermococcus sp. genome containing:
- a CDS encoding GTP-binding protein codes for the protein MPTNVTAEYLAAEEEYRNARTIPEKIRALEKMYATVPKHKGTEKLRLQIKRKLSELRKELEKQRQLQKKGSGGYSFSVKKEGAAQIVLVGLPNVGKSSLMKRLTNVEADVADYAFTTVEPIPGMMHYRDVQIQLVEVPGLVEGASLGKGMGTQLLSVIRNADAVAIVVDLSKDSIKQMNLLLREFERAGIKVNRRRPRVEIKRTSSGGIIINGVENIQGDVGEVMKMLREERIHSAEVTVKEPVTLEEFADALDDSLVWRRGVIIANKGDAAGSRENYERLVRNYGERFRIIPVSARRGVNLDELRETLYDLAGIIRVFTKSPGEDPAYPPIAMKRGSTVLDVAKKVHKEFARNFRYARVWGKSVKFPGQRVGADHVLEDGDVVEIHIR
- the pfpI gene encoding deglycase PfpI, translating into MKVLFLSADGFEDLELIYPLHRIKEGGHGIYVASFERGKITGKHGYSVNVDLAFEEVDPDEFDALVLPGGRAPEIVRLNEKAIEITRRMFKEGKPVASICHGPQILISAGVLGGRRGTSTITIRDDVVNAGAEWVNEEVVVDGNWVSSRHPGDLHAWMREFVKLLK
- a CDS encoding Lrp/AsnC family transcriptional regulator codes for the protein MRMGLDDVDRKILSILQKNSRTPLREISREVNLAESTVYERIKKLKERGIIKKFTVILDPEALNFNLLAFILIKSRAGKYATVAEELSKYPEIVEIYETTGDYDMLIKIRTYGSEELNEFLDTIGRTDGVEATHTMVVLKVHKETTELPL